A genomic window from Fibrobacterota bacterium includes:
- a CDS encoding PhoH family protein has protein sequence MPDARKIFVLDTSVVIHDPQCIQTFGDNDVVVPLALISEIDGFKTGDDQKGFNAREFSRILDRLKEEHATLLQFVPLPPPATGGICLSGAGQYVQKVPAEFDQARKDREIIATALRWATEHPERTIVLVSKDTNVRLMGHACGLITEDYKRGRIKNVDELTHAATVLGVPDHLVDKLTKDGLLLLSELGAEAEGVRENQCLTLLGTGDTHSRSVLVTVERHPEGLMLRRLIKDECRLWTLVPRNREQIFAAALLRNPSVRLITLVGKAGTGKTLLAMAAGLEQVLDPKRRLYKKIVVMRPLVSVGKEMGWLPGDVSEKIHPWMKPIFDNVQFLLGDEKKEKTENGHGHHALKLQQLLEQGVIELEALSFVRGRSINDAFIVIDEAQNLTPHEIKTLMTRAAGKSKVILTGDLQQIDTPYLDAHSSGLTHVVKKFGEHPIAGHVTLVKGERSELAELAADLL, from the coding sequence ATGCCCGACGCTCGCAAGATCTTCGTCCTCGACACCTCCGTGGTCATCCACGATCCGCAGTGCATCCAGACCTTCGGCGACAACGATGTCGTCGTCCCCTTGGCCTTGATCTCGGAGATCGACGGCTTCAAGACCGGCGACGACCAGAAGGGATTCAACGCGCGCGAATTCTCGCGCATCCTGGATCGCCTCAAGGAGGAGCACGCGACCCTCCTGCAGTTCGTGCCCCTCCCTCCTCCGGCCACGGGCGGAATCTGCCTTTCCGGCGCCGGTCAGTACGTGCAGAAGGTCCCGGCGGAATTCGACCAGGCCCGCAAGGACCGGGAGATCATCGCCACGGCCCTGCGCTGGGCCACCGAGCACCCGGAACGGACCATCGTGCTGGTGTCCAAGGACACCAACGTGCGGCTGATGGGCCACGCCTGCGGCCTGATCACGGAAGACTACAAGCGCGGTCGGATCAAGAACGTCGACGAGCTCACCCACGCCGCCACGGTATTGGGAGTTCCCGACCACCTGGTGGACAAGCTCACCAAGGACGGACTCCTGCTGCTGTCCGAGCTGGGAGCGGAGGCCGAAGGCGTGCGGGAAAACCAGTGCCTGACACTTCTCGGCACCGGCGACACCCACTCCCGATCCGTGCTGGTCACGGTGGAACGCCATCCGGAAGGACTCATGCTCCGGCGCCTCATCAAGGACGAATGCCGCCTGTGGACGCTGGTGCCCAGAAACCGCGAACAAATCTTCGCCGCGGCGTTGTTGCGCAATCCTTCGGTGCGCCTGATCACGCTGGTGGGCAAGGCGGGGACGGGAAAGACGCTCCTGGCCATGGCCGCCGGATTGGAGCAGGTGCTGGATCCCAAGCGACGCCTCTACAAGAAGATCGTGGTGATGCGTCCGTTGGTGTCGGTGGGCAAGGAGATGGGTTGGCTGCCGGGCGACGTCAGCGAGAAGATCCACCCCTGGATGAAGCCTATCTTCGACAACGTCCAGTTTTTGCTGGGCGACGAGAAGAAGGAAAAAACGGAAAACGGCCACGGCCACCACGCCCTCAAGCTCCAGCAACTGCTGGAGCAGGGCGTGATCGAACTGGAGGCGCTTTCGTTCGTGCGCGGACGCTCCATCAACGACGCGTTCATCGTCATCGACGAGGCGCAGAATCTGACACCGCACGAGATCAAGACCCTCATGACGCGCGCGGCGGGCAAGTCGAAGGTGATCCTCACCGGCGATCTCCAGCAGATCGACACCCCCTACCTGGACGCCCATTCTTCCGGCCTGACCCACGTGGTCAAGAAGTTCGGCGAACACCCCATCGCGGGCCACGTCACGCTGGTGAAGGGCGAACGTTCGGAACTGGCGGAACTGGCCGCGGACCTCCTGTGA
- a CDS encoding roadblock/LC7 domain-containing protein, with product MANFILYKEDIDRLNKVLGHLLSSASATFVLLVHKDGNLLANQGYTKAFDTTALAALAAGSYAATRAIAQMIGENEFTVLFHKGKTDNIHISLVDEDCILVLVFDDRTNPGLVRLESERAIKGVNLILDDVRNNEFTDLDAAPPKADSVANQMDKLFS from the coding sequence ATGGCGAACTTCATTCTCTACAAGGAAGACATCGACCGGTTGAACAAGGTGCTCGGACACCTTTTGTCATCCGCCAGCGCCACCTTCGTGCTTCTGGTGCACAAGGACGGGAACCTCCTGGCCAACCAAGGGTACACCAAGGCATTCGACACCACGGCCTTGGCGGCGCTGGCCGCCGGCTCCTACGCGGCGACCCGAGCCATCGCCCAGATGATCGGCGAGAACGAATTCACCGTGCTTTTCCACAAGGGAAAGACCGACAACATCCACATCAGCCTGGTGGACGAAGACTGCATCCTGGTGCTGGTGTTCGACGACCGAACAAATCCTGGTTTGGTGCGGTTGGAAAGCGAACGGGCCATCAAGGGGGTCAATCTGATCCTCGACGACGTGCGCAACAACGAATTCACCGACCTCGACGCCGCCCCACCGAAGGCCGACTCGGTGGCCAACCAGATGGACAAGCTCTTCTCCTGA
- a CDS encoding sigma-54-dependent Fis family transcriptional regulator: protein MSTRRILVVDDEKSLCDYLAILLRREGFQVDLATSVEQAFEKLPRNRYDVVLSDLMIGTRSGLEIVNALKGAPSPVVLMTAYGTVEKAVEALRLGATDFILKPFQNETLIQSLRKALDSTQSKSDSSASTDGAKTQLIEKLDQDIAGRSTVAQDLRTLVSKVAPSESTVLITGESGTGKEVVARSLHRLSGRAARPMLPIHCAALSEGLLESELFGHVKGSFTGAVNDSVGLFVAAKGGTVFLDEVGEIPLSTQVKLLRVLQEREVTPVGGVQSTPIDVRIIAATNANLEDLVGRGQFREDLFYRLNVIRVKTPSLRERLEDLPLLTLALMDRIARRLGRTPPTLSAAAATKLATHRWPGNIRELENTLERSMVLCSGETLEEVDIVLGHSPNPSAPSGFGQHFVPNLEEVHKAYIFWILAKTQWQISQAASLLGIETDRLQRMIQNYGINELRTPHA from the coding sequence ATGAGTACGCGACGGATCTTGGTCGTCGATGACGAAAAAAGTCTCTGCGACTACCTCGCCATCCTTCTGCGCCGCGAAGGATTCCAGGTGGACCTGGCGACTTCGGTGGAACAAGCGTTCGAGAAACTGCCTCGCAACCGCTACGACGTGGTGCTTTCCGACCTGATGATCGGAACGCGAAGCGGTCTGGAAATTGTCAACGCCCTCAAGGGTGCGCCCAGCCCGGTGGTCTTGATGACCGCCTACGGCACCGTGGAAAAGGCTGTGGAAGCTCTCCGCCTCGGCGCGACAGATTTCATCCTCAAGCCTTTCCAGAACGAAACCCTGATCCAATCGCTGCGAAAAGCGCTGGATTCGACACAGTCCAAATCTGATAGCTCGGCCTCGACCGACGGCGCGAAAACCCAGCTGATCGAGAAGCTGGACCAGGACATCGCGGGGCGTTCCACGGTCGCGCAGGATCTGCGAACCCTGGTCTCGAAGGTCGCCCCCTCGGAAAGCACCGTCCTGATCACCGGCGAATCCGGCACGGGCAAGGAAGTGGTCGCCCGGAGCCTCCACCGGCTCTCCGGTCGCGCCGCACGCCCGATGCTTCCCATCCACTGCGCGGCGTTGAGCGAAGGACTGCTGGAAAGCGAACTCTTCGGACATGTCAAGGGCTCGTTCACCGGGGCCGTGAACGATTCCGTTGGATTGTTCGTGGCAGCCAAGGGCGGGACGGTCTTCCTCGACGAGGTTGGCGAAATCCCCTTGTCCACCCAAGTCAAGCTCCTGCGGGTCCTCCAGGAGCGAGAGGTCACCCCTGTCGGTGGCGTCCAATCGACGCCCATCGATGTGCGCATCATCGCAGCGACCAACGCGAATCTGGAAGATCTCGTGGGACGGGGGCAGTTCCGCGAGGACCTCTTCTACCGCCTCAACGTGATCCGGGTGAAAACTCCGTCCTTGCGCGAACGATTGGAAGACCTTCCTCTTCTGACCTTGGCCCTCATGGATCGGATCGCCAGACGCCTGGGACGCACTCCTCCCACACTTTCCGCAGCGGCGGCCACCAAGCTCGCCACCCACCGCTGGCCGGGCAATATCCGCGAATTGGAAAACACCCTGGAGCGATCCATGGTGCTTTGTTCGGGGGAAACGCTGGAAGAAGTGGACATCGTTCTGGGCCACTCCCCGAACCCCTCCGCTCCTTCCGGTTTCGGCCAACACTTCGTTCCGAATCTAGAAGAAGTGCACAAGGCCTATATTTTTTGGATACTTGCAAAAACACAGTGGCAGATTTCTCAGGCCGCGTCGCTCCTGGGAATCGAGACAGATCGACTCCAGCGGATGATCCAGAACTATGGAATCAATGAACTCAGGACTCCTCATGCGTAG
- a CDS encoding 30S ribosomal protein S20, whose protein sequence is MPNKKSAEKRLRQSDKARIVNRAVRSEIRTSLKKVRGAETKDEALKELPNLFSLLDRAARKSQGNIKDNTASNYKRKAQLAAAKLP, encoded by the coding sequence GTGCCCAACAAGAAGTCCGCAGAAAAGCGTCTCCGCCAGTCCGACAAGGCCCGCATCGTCAACCGCGCCGTCCGTTCGGAGATCCGCACCTCCTTGAAGAAGGTTCGCGGAGCGGAGACCAAGGACGAGGCCCTCAAGGAACTGCCCAACCTGTTCTCGCTCCTCGACAGAGCCGCTCGCAAGAGCCAGGGCAACATCAAGGACAACACGGCCTCCAACTACAAGCGCAAGGCGCAGCTGGCCGCAGCCAAGCTTCCCTAA
- a CDS encoding DUF4388 domain-containing protein → MAQALNGQLRDFSLPDVLQFILQQRKSGRLTLTFHHQRAEVGISRGNISHIDVDGRNVETVIRDWLLSCGRMNSEELSGVESVSRSMDRSILETLVAKKFINAEERAEWIGIVAEDLVCDLFQWQEGAYEFNTDLPATTVRGVGINLSTEMISMEGMRRLDEWPRLRDRLGSPNVQISLSQMPASLSELGPESIVLRQLELASSPLNLDELERRVPFGKFRLYDTVVSYADAGYITLRQDGKSFDSGVHMPDETESSRTSSTAFLLVGGALLLVVALLFNWSAGAAIGHLAAVPERGFIGAESRFESTKLHTSLLRHRFLTGSWPTSLSKSTSGLDLSRGERSSTLGVEYGYKATPEGYSLWLRDPSPDRMKTKP, encoded by the coding sequence ATGGCACAGGCCCTGAATGGACAGCTGCGCGACTTCTCGCTGCCGGACGTCCTCCAGTTCATCTTGCAGCAGCGCAAAAGCGGCCGCCTCACACTGACGTTCCACCACCAACGGGCGGAAGTGGGCATCTCGCGCGGCAACATCTCCCACATCGATGTCGATGGCCGGAACGTGGAGACCGTGATCCGCGACTGGCTGCTCTCCTGCGGACGGATGAATTCGGAAGAACTCTCCGGAGTCGAATCCGTCTCCAGATCCATGGACAGAAGCATCCTGGAAACGCTGGTCGCCAAGAAATTCATCAACGCGGAAGAACGCGCGGAATGGATCGGCATCGTCGCGGAGGACCTCGTCTGCGACCTGTTCCAGTGGCAGGAAGGCGCGTACGAATTCAATACGGACCTGCCCGCGACCACGGTCCGCGGCGTGGGCATCAACCTCTCCACGGAGATGATCTCCATGGAAGGCATGCGGCGTCTGGATGAATGGCCGCGCCTGCGCGATCGGCTGGGCAGTCCGAACGTCCAGATCAGTCTTTCGCAGATGCCCGCCTCGCTCTCCGAGCTGGGACCGGAGTCCATCGTCCTGCGCCAGCTGGAGTTGGCCTCCTCCCCGTTGAACCTCGACGAGCTGGAAAGGCGTGTGCCGTTCGGCAAGTTCCGTCTGTACGACACGGTCGTTTCCTACGCCGATGCCGGTTACATCACGCTGCGCCAGGACGGAAAATCGTTCGATTCCGGCGTCCATATGCCGGACGAAACGGAATCCTCCCGAACATCCTCCACCGCGTTCTTGCTGGTCGGTGGTGCGCTGCTTCTGGTGGTCGCCCTGTTGTTCAACTGGTCGGCGGGCGCCGCGATCGGTCACCTGGCCGCCGTTCCCGAACGCGGATTCATCGGAGCGGAATCCCGCTTCGAATCCACCAAACTCCACACCTCCCTGCTCAGACACCGGTTTTTGACAGGCAGCTGGCCAACCTCGCTTTCCAAGTCCACCAGTGGATTGGATCTGTCCCGCGGCGAACGGAGCTCCACCCTGGGAGTCGAATACGGTTACAAGGCGACGCCCGAAGGGTACTCGCTGTGGCTTCGGGACCCTTCCCCTGATCGCATGAAGACCAAACCATGA
- a CDS encoding response regulator has protein sequence MPTLLLVEDQVVFRENLAEALEDHGYVVLQAGDANEAVRSLEGKTVDLLLLDVALPGMSGVELLRSLRARHALRHIPAFFLTAFPRPDVLEEASKLGVGDFLVKSDISLRDLLERIERTVVSSATESLGNSSQGSRMENAVIARRHLQPALRRWRPHPDRPQVRELFAATQGEITTSRLEYLLSVDPQGARWLTKSFGEDLIKTDPEGAFRRLLFHSVIHGAMLSVQATADLRRLWRRALALGLICEHISPITAFSTGFQAFLAGLCVEVPWIFGVQALEMDYPEVRAEAWEEGHSIEAHLAGAFGTNEATMALETLHGMELPDQVWKAVVDLHGAGDGNAIWESAPGGRCLSVASAMVSILEPPWHPCVSVRGIPATEAGWIQKKSSMTKALEKASEEFRAMLASGAFPEAGPIDPTRAMQVEGNDRRFLYLRQVQAVLPDPIESQLAQWGTVEVVGSVEELAKREDVVRVAWVEPETPAWERLMEFPRRTLVLHMKAIPRRSFLGPHEPIAMPVVASALERALRSRG, from the coding sequence ATGCCCACCCTGCTTTTGGTTGAGGATCAGGTTGTGTTCCGTGAGAATCTGGCCGAAGCGCTGGAGGACCACGGATACGTCGTGCTTCAGGCGGGAGACGCCAACGAAGCCGTACGGTCGCTGGAGGGCAAGACGGTGGATCTGCTGCTCCTGGACGTCGCCCTTCCCGGCATGTCCGGTGTGGAACTGCTGCGTTCTCTGCGGGCGCGGCACGCCCTGCGTCACATACCTGCCTTCTTTCTGACCGCCTTTCCCCGTCCAGATGTGTTGGAAGAAGCGTCCAAGCTGGGTGTGGGGGATTTTTTGGTGAAGTCGGACATTTCCCTTCGTGATCTGCTCGAGCGGATCGAGCGGACCGTGGTTTCCAGCGCCACGGAGAGTTTGGGGAATTCCTCCCAAGGTTCCCGCATGGAGAATGCCGTCATCGCCAGGCGCCACCTCCAACCCGCACTTCGACGCTGGCGTCCACATCCCGATCGTCCACAGGTACGCGAGCTGTTTGCCGCCACCCAGGGAGAAATCACCACCTCCAGGCTGGAATACCTGCTTTCGGTGGATCCGCAAGGGGCGCGTTGGCTCACCAAGTCCTTTGGAGAAGACCTGATCAAGACCGATCCGGAAGGCGCGTTCCGGCGCCTTCTGTTTCATTCCGTCATCCATGGTGCCATGCTGTCCGTGCAGGCGACAGCGGATTTGCGGCGGCTTTGGAGGCGTGCGTTGGCCTTGGGGCTGATCTGCGAGCACATATCTCCGATCACGGCGTTTTCCACGGGCTTCCAAGCCTTTTTGGCGGGTCTGTGCGTGGAGGTTCCCTGGATCTTCGGCGTCCAGGCATTGGAGATGGATTATCCGGAGGTGCGGGCGGAAGCTTGGGAGGAAGGCCATTCCATCGAGGCCCATCTGGCCGGAGCCTTCGGGACCAACGAAGCCACGATGGCCCTGGAAACACTCCACGGCATGGAGCTTCCCGATCAGGTTTGGAAGGCGGTGGTGGATCTGCACGGGGCCGGCGATGGCAACGCCATCTGGGAAAGCGCTCCCGGAGGCAGGTGCCTCTCCGTGGCCTCGGCGATGGTGAGCATCCTGGAGCCGCCGTGGCATCCATGCGTTTCGGTGCGGGGAATCCCCGCCACGGAAGCAGGTTGGATCCAGAAGAAGAGTTCGATGACCAAAGCCTTGGAAAAGGCATCGGAGGAGTTCCGGGCGATGTTGGCCTCGGGGGCCTTTCCGGAGGCAGGCCCCATCGATCCAACCCGCGCCATGCAGGTGGAAGGAAACGACCGGCGGTTCCTGTACTTGAGACAAGTCCAGGCGGTTTTGCCAGACCCGATCGAATCCCAGCTCGCGCAGTGGGGGACGGTCGAGGTGGTGGGTTCCGTGGAAGAACTCGCCAAGCGCGAAGACGTGGTCCGGGTCGCCTGGGTGGAGCCGGAAACCCCCGCCTGGGAGAGACTGATGGAATTCCCGCGCCGCACCTTGGTGCTGCACATGAAAGCGATCCCGCGCCGAAGCTTCCTGGGTCCCCACGAGCCCATCGCGATGCCCGTGGTGGCCAGTGCCCTGGAGCGCGCCCTCAGATCTCGCGGGTGA
- a CDS encoding roadblock/LC7 domain-containing protein, which yields MMHKALETINRTRGVLGSALVGTDGILIAAEMTDPQLADLVSALAASLADMGAKLAEASGAGAIGQILLEGDTGKVLVLGVPLGWLVVFTSATVNVGLVRVEMRQATKAIG from the coding sequence ATGATGCACAAGGCTCTTGAAACGATCAATCGCACCCGTGGCGTCCTGGGAAGCGCCCTCGTCGGAACCGACGGGATCCTCATCGCCGCCGAAATGACCGACCCACAGCTCGCGGATCTCGTCTCCGCCCTGGCCGCCTCGCTGGCCGACATGGGTGCCAAACTCGCCGAGGCCAGTGGAGCCGGCGCCATCGGACAAATTCTGCTCGAAGGCGACACGGGAAAGGTCCTTGTTCTGGGAGTTCCACTGGGTTGGCTCGTCGTGTTCACTTCCGCCACGGTCAATGTCGGCCTGGTGAGGGTGGAAATGCGTCAAGCCACCAAGGCAATCGGATAA
- a CDS encoding NifU N-terminal domain-containing protein has product MKIQRNDPTPNPDAIKFVLDGQIVSAGSRSFRDRTLCEDPVAKRLFEIEEVVSIFFVSNVVTVTKDPFADWGILIPRINQVLEEATEGIETPEIVRPASPYAPAYEGGAPADENFFERSLNEKLERINTVFDESVRPGLASDGGGLLVVEIVDKTVRVQYEGACGSCPSSTSGTLFFIENVLRSRVHPDLLVELV; this is encoded by the coding sequence ATGAAGATCCAACGAAACGATCCGACTCCGAACCCAGATGCCATCAAGTTCGTCCTCGACGGCCAGATCGTCTCGGCGGGCTCCCGTTCCTTCCGCGACCGCACGCTGTGCGAAGATCCGGTCGCCAAACGGTTGTTTGAAATCGAAGAAGTCGTATCGATCTTCTTCGTTTCGAACGTGGTCACCGTCACCAAAGACCCCTTTGCCGACTGGGGAATCCTGATCCCCCGGATCAACCAGGTGCTGGAAGAAGCCACCGAAGGGATCGAAACCCCTGAAATCGTGCGGCCCGCCTCACCCTATGCTCCTGCCTACGAAGGTGGAGCACCCGCGGACGAAAACTTTTTCGAACGCTCGTTGAATGAAAAGCTGGAGCGGATCAACACGGTCTTCGACGAGTCCGTTCGCCCCGGCCTCGCCTCCGATGGCGGTGGGCTCCTGGTGGTAGAAATCGTGGACAAGACCGTCCGGGTCCAGTACGAAGGCGCCTGCGGGTCGTGCCCCAGCTCCACTTCCGGCACATTGTTCTTCATCGAGAACGTGCTGCGTTCCAGGGTCCATCCTGACCTATTGGTCGAGTTGGTCTGA
- the priA gene encoding primosomal protein N', with amino-acid sequence MSRFVDVVLASGQAPAFTYAQSDPPVRPGDLVKVPFGRASLWAIAIACHDNEPSFPVKPILERPLEKPFVPAHLVELVQWIADYYLCPPGVAAGPLWSAAGPSTLVRLGLGARKRKASPPGWNLESMVSPRESFDLSPNADQSAASDAIIQAIGEGGFAPMLLAGVTGSGKTATYLLAAREAIRLGKDVLILVPEIGLTPQTVRRTADFLGQNVAVLHSQLSDLDRARAWTALREGSARVALGPRSALFAPLANPGLIVVDEEHDGSYKQSGDAPRYHGRDAAVWLAHRLGIPVVLGSATPSLESWHNAATSRYRLLDLPHRATGAPMPRVRTVDLGSERKRTGGAISTALRTELEKTLAAGKSAVVLHNRRGWSPQAICLDCQTALECPSCPGLRLTWHKDRSRLACHHCGHESPPPRTCPSCGSDELEAKGYAIQRVEDELRRLFPDAPLERLDRDSASKATVLEKIIDDFRQNGGILLGTQMVAKGHDIPSVTLVGVTDADIGSQTPDFRAGERTFQLLSQVAGRSGRAADPGEVLLQTRSPGNPLFAEVAAHDFRSFAERELETRRILLLPPFSRLVLVEASGTDYALVEAWMERLTKILRPVLEKSGHFLAGPMEAPIPVVGGRHRMHLLAKARAESSGTLRRAVREAMASCTIPAGIRAFADVDPVDLL; translated from the coding sequence ATGAGCCGATTCGTCGACGTGGTCCTGGCTTCCGGCCAGGCTCCCGCGTTCACCTACGCCCAATCCGACCCGCCCGTCCGTCCGGGCGATCTGGTCAAGGTTCCCTTCGGACGCGCGTCGTTGTGGGCGATCGCGATCGCCTGCCACGACAACGAGCCGTCGTTTCCTGTCAAACCGATCCTGGAACGACCCCTGGAAAAACCGTTCGTTCCCGCCCACCTGGTCGAGCTCGTCCAGTGGATCGCCGACTATTACCTGTGCCCTCCCGGAGTCGCTGCCGGGCCGCTCTGGAGCGCCGCCGGACCTTCCACGCTGGTACGACTGGGTCTGGGCGCACGCAAGCGCAAAGCGTCACCTCCCGGGTGGAACCTGGAATCCATGGTGTCGCCGAGGGAGAGCTTCGACCTTTCGCCCAACGCCGACCAATCCGCGGCTTCCGACGCGATCATCCAGGCGATTGGCGAGGGCGGCTTCGCCCCGATGCTCCTGGCCGGCGTGACAGGTTCCGGCAAGACCGCCACCTACCTGCTGGCGGCTCGCGAAGCGATCCGACTGGGCAAGGACGTGCTGATCCTGGTGCCGGAAATCGGCTTGACCCCGCAGACGGTGCGGCGCACGGCGGACTTCCTGGGCCAGAACGTGGCGGTGCTGCACTCCCAATTGTCCGACCTCGATCGCGCCCGCGCCTGGACGGCGCTTCGCGAAGGCAGCGCGCGCGTCGCGTTGGGCCCCCGTTCGGCGCTGTTCGCCCCTTTGGCCAATCCCGGCCTGATCGTGGTGGACGAAGAACACGACGGGTCCTACAAACAGTCGGGTGATGCCCCGCGCTACCACGGGCGCGACGCGGCCGTCTGGCTCGCCCACCGCCTGGGCATCCCCGTGGTGTTGGGGTCCGCCACCCCTTCGCTGGAAAGCTGGCACAACGCCGCCACCTCCCGCTACCGCCTGCTGGATCTGCCTCATCGCGCCACCGGAGCGCCCATGCCCAGGGTCCGGACGGTGGATCTGGGATCCGAACGCAAGCGCACCGGCGGAGCGATTTCCACCGCCTTGCGAACCGAACTGGAGAAGACCCTGGCCGCCGGAAAATCGGCGGTGGTGCTGCACAATCGTCGGGGATGGTCTCCGCAGGCGATCTGCCTGGATTGCCAGACCGCCCTGGAATGTCCCTCCTGCCCTGGGTTGCGTCTGACCTGGCACAAGGACAGGTCCCGTCTGGCCTGCCACCACTGCGGCCACGAAAGCCCGCCGCCCCGCACCTGTCCATCGTGCGGATCGGACGAACTGGAAGCCAAGGGGTACGCCATCCAGAGGGTGGAAGACGAATTGCGCCGCTTGTTTCCTGACGCTCCGCTGGAGCGGCTGGATCGCGACAGCGCGTCCAAGGCGACCGTGCTGGAGAAAATCATTGACGATTTCCGTCAAAACGGCGGCATCCTGCTGGGCACCCAGATGGTCGCCAAGGGCCACGACATCCCTTCCGTGACCCTGGTGGGCGTCACCGACGCCGACATCGGAAGCCAGACCCCGGACTTCCGCGCCGGCGAACGCACGTTCCAGCTTCTGAGCCAGGTCGCGGGCCGCTCGGGACGGGCGGCCGATCCAGGCGAAGTGCTGCTCCAGACCCGCTCGCCGGGAAATCCGCTTTTCGCGGAAGTCGCCGCCCACGATTTCCGGAGCTTCGCCGAACGCGAACTGGAAACCCGCCGGATCCTGCTCTTGCCGCCGTTCTCCCGGCTGGTTCTGGTGGAAGCGTCGGGCACCGACTACGCCCTGGTGGAAGCCTGGATGGAGCGTTTGACCAAGATCCTGCGCCCCGTCCTGGAGAAGTCGGGACATTTTTTGGCAGGCCCGATGGAAGCCCCCATCCCCGTGGTGGGGGGCCGCCACCGGATGCATCTTCTGGCCAAGGCCCGCGCCGAATCTTCCGGGACTCTTCGCCGCGCCGTGCGCGAAGCCATGGCCTCCTGCACCATCCCCGCCGGGATCCGCGCCTTCGCCGATGTCGATCCCGTGGATCTGCTGTGA
- a CDS encoding CinA family nicotinamide mononucleotide deamidase-related protein — MNQDVVIVAVADEILQSRRTETNAAWLSRRLFEAGVPLSEVRVVSDTPGALADTLQSLRKKGRTVVSTGGMGPTRDDRTRSESAAAFGRNLTRSDEALAQVRARYEKLGRPMDESAFVQADIPEGSRVVFNPQGTAPCFLVEEDGFRHIALPGVPREVRAVWDHSLGALLSQASDQPGIRRLFTHGLGESEQETRMSDLALDDIEFCSLPGFFGVEIQCLARGEGDRDARAAAALELVAQRLGSAVVRPLGSNLVESLQANLRGRGWKVFFAESCTAGLAAAEMASLPGISDVLTGGVVAYANEVKMSLLGVSPETLRDHGAVSRETALEMARGASRLCGGGLGLSVTGVAGPDGGTAEKPVGLVWIAQSSPEGESAVELRLLGERDEIRRRAAWRLIGLGWSVTREI, encoded by the coding sequence GTGAACCAGGATGTCGTGATCGTGGCGGTGGCCGACGAGATCCTGCAGTCGCGTCGCACCGAGACCAACGCCGCCTGGCTCTCCAGGCGGCTGTTCGAGGCGGGAGTCCCCCTTTCCGAGGTCCGGGTGGTCTCCGATACGCCCGGCGCCTTGGCCGACACGCTGCAGTCGCTTCGCAAAAAGGGCCGGACCGTGGTCTCCACCGGCGGAATGGGACCCACGCGCGACGACCGCACCCGATCGGAAAGCGCCGCCGCCTTTGGACGGAATCTGACACGCTCCGACGAAGCCCTCGCCCAGGTGCGGGCCCGTTACGAGAAGCTCGGTCGTCCCATGGATGAATCCGCCTTCGTGCAAGCCGACATCCCCGAGGGCTCCCGGGTGGTCTTCAATCCCCAGGGGACCGCGCCCTGCTTCCTGGTGGAGGAAGACGGATTCCGTCACATCGCGCTCCCCGGCGTGCCGCGCGAGGTCCGCGCGGTGTGGGACCACTCCCTGGGCGCCCTGCTTTCGCAGGCCTCCGACCAGCCAGGCATCCGCCGCCTGTTCACGCACGGTCTGGGGGAATCCGAGCAGGAAACCCGCATGTCCGATCTCGCCTTGGATGACATCGAATTCTGCTCGTTGCCGGGGTTTTTCGGAGTGGAAATCCAATGCCTGGCCCGGGGCGAGGGCGATCGCGACGCACGCGCGGCCGCCGCATTGGAGCTGGTGGCCCAACGGCTGGGAAGCGCCGTGGTCCGTCCCTTGGGAAGCAATCTCGTCGAGTCCCTCCAGGCCAATTTGCGAGGACGCGGCTGGAAGGTGTTTTTCGCGGAGTCCTGCACCGCTGGTTTGGCCGCCGCCGAGATGGCCTCGCTGCCGGGCATCTCGGATGTTCTGACCGGTGGAGTGGTGGCCTACGCCAACGAGGTCAAGATGTCGTTGCTGGGAGTCTCTCCGGAAACCCTTCGAGACCATGGCGCAGTCAGCCGCGAAACCGCCTTGGAAATGGCTCGTGGCGCCTCCCGACTTTGCGGTGGAGGCCTGGGGCTATCGGTGACCGGCGTGGCTGGACCGGACGGCGGAACGGCGGAAAAACCGGTGGGGCTGGTGTGGATCGCCCAGAGCAGTCCGGAGGGGGAATCCGCCGTCGAGTTGCGCCTTTTGGGCGAGCGTGACGAAATCCGTCGACGTGCGGCCTGGCGGCTCATCGGGCTGGGCTGGTCGGTCACCCGCGAGATCTGA